The Pseudomonas sp. FP2309 genome has a window encoding:
- a CDS encoding methyl-accepting chemotaxis protein, with translation MAKALNTSVTQVAEQSKCIDQVMEQQRQETEQVAAAINQMSSAAHEVAISAQSASDAAGETDVQAEHARQVVNESIVRLGTLTEDLSAGGVSLKSLQGDVEGIVTVLDVIRSIAEQTNLLALNAAIEAARAGDAGRGFAVVADEVRALASRTQLSTQEIQAMIERLNLATTKVVAAMSHSGAAGNSASVHAEHAGQSLGKAVALIVTINTMNAQIASAAQEQTAVAEEINRSVHQIARAIENVADQTQSGVHTVDELYAIGHRLEGLLRQFKI, from the coding sequence ATGGCCAAAGCGTTGAATACGTCGGTCACCCAGGTGGCCGAGCAGAGCAAGTGCATCGATCAGGTCATGGAACAGCAACGCCAGGAAACCGAGCAGGTCGCCGCGGCAATCAATCAAATGTCATCCGCGGCGCACGAGGTCGCCATCAGTGCCCAGAGCGCGTCAGATGCAGCAGGCGAAACCGATGTGCAGGCCGAGCACGCACGGCAGGTCGTCAATGAAAGCATCGTCCGGCTGGGCACCCTGACCGAGGACCTGTCTGCGGGCGGCGTCTCGTTGAAAAGCCTGCAAGGCGATGTGGAAGGCATTGTCACCGTGCTGGATGTGATCCGCTCGATTGCCGAGCAAACCAACCTTCTGGCACTCAATGCCGCTATCGAAGCGGCACGCGCCGGGGACGCGGGTCGCGGGTTTGCCGTGGTGGCCGACGAAGTGCGCGCGCTGGCCAGCCGCACGCAACTGAGCACCCAGGAAATTCAGGCGATGATCGAGCGGCTCAATCTGGCCACCACTAAGGTGGTCGCTGCGATGAGCCACTCCGGCGCAGCGGGCAATAGCGCGAGTGTGCACGCTGAGCACGCCGGGCAGTCACTGGGCAAGGCGGTGGCGTTGATCGTCACAATCAATACGATGAACGCGCAGATCGCCAGCGCCGCCCAGGAGCAGACCGCGGTCGCCGAGGAAATCAACCGCAGCGTGCACCAGATTGCCCGCGCGATTGAAAACGTCGCCGACCAGACGCAGAGCGGCGTCCACACGGTCGATGAGTTGTACGCCATCGGTCATCGCCTTGAGGGCCTGTTGCGGCAATTCAAGATTTAA